One window from the genome of Pseudomonas fluorescens encodes:
- a CDS encoding pentapeptide repeat-containing protein — MRCLSLLLLFVGAFANADDLDTPLTLNGCVIAEASQCPGANLRGAKLANQDLRKMNLSGADLRDADLRHARLDLANLEKAQLQGANLTRASLQQSNLRLADFSGATLKAIQGWGLFAQGAQFQRADLTAAYLQFARLSGARLQGANLQAADLEMAWLSKADLKGADLRDANLQEAKLGESNLEQANLSGSRQHYGNFQDANMEGCTGCPTSWDE, encoded by the coding sequence ATGAGATGCTTGTCATTGCTGCTTCTGTTCGTTGGCGCCTTTGCCAACGCCGACGACCTCGACACCCCACTCACCCTCAACGGCTGCGTCATCGCCGAAGCCAGCCAATGCCCCGGCGCCAACCTGCGTGGCGCAAAACTGGCGAACCAGGACCTGCGCAAGATGAACCTCAGCGGTGCCGACCTGCGTGACGCCGACCTGCGGCACGCGCGACTGGATCTGGCCAACCTCGAGAAAGCCCAGTTGCAGGGCGCCAACCTGACCCGCGCCAGCCTGCAACAAAGCAACCTGCGCCTGGCGGACTTCAGCGGCGCCACGCTCAAGGCGATCCAGGGCTGGGGGCTGTTCGCCCAGGGCGCGCAATTCCAACGTGCCGACCTGACCGCCGCCTACCTTCAGTTCGCCCGCTTGTCCGGCGCGCGACTGCAGGGTGCCAACCTGCAGGCCGCTGACCTGGAGATGGCCTGGCTGAGCAAGGCCGACCTCAAGGGCGCCGACCTGCGCGATGCCAACCTGCAGGAAGCCAAGCTCGGCGAAAGCAACCTGGAACAGGCCAACCTGAGCGGTTCTCGCCAGCACTATGGAAATTTCCAGGATGCGAATATGGAAGGCTGCACCGGCTGCCCGACTTCCTGGGATGAGTAA
- a CDS encoding response regulator transcription factor produces MNILLVDDHAVVRQGYASLLRALMPDLQVREAATGEEALSQVQEQVPHLVIMDFGLPGISGLETTRRLRQRLPQLRVLFFSMHDELPLVRQALDAGAAGYLTKNSAPQVLVEAVRRVLAGHAYIEQSLATQLACASSRQDVDPRLQCMTQRELEIFVMLAKGTPARTIAEQLCISAKTVSNHLTLLKSKLQVSSHAELVHLGIDMGVVRVAG; encoded by the coding sequence ATGAACATTTTGTTGGTGGATGACCATGCGGTGGTTCGGCAGGGCTACGCCAGCCTGCTACGGGCGCTGATGCCGGACCTGCAGGTCCGCGAAGCGGCCACTGGTGAAGAGGCGCTGAGCCAAGTACAGGAGCAGGTGCCGCACCTGGTGATCATGGACTTTGGCCTGCCCGGTATCAGTGGTCTGGAAACCACCCGCCGGCTGCGCCAGCGCCTGCCGCAATTGCGGGTGTTGTTCTTCAGCATGCACGACGAATTGCCACTGGTGCGCCAGGCATTGGACGCCGGCGCCGCGGGCTATCTGACCAAGAATTCGGCGCCCCAGGTGTTGGTGGAAGCGGTACGCCGAGTGCTGGCCGGCCATGCCTACATCGAACAGTCCCTGGCCACGCAACTGGCCTGCGCCAGCTCCCGGCAGGATGTCGACCCACGCCTGCAATGCATGACCCAGCGGGAGTTGGAGATCTTCGTCATGCTCGCCAAGGGCACTCCCGCCCGCACCATCGCCGAACAGTTGTGCATCAGTGCCAAGACTGTGTCCAACCACCTGACGTTGCTCAAGAGCAAGTTGCAGGTCAGCTCCCATGCCGAGTTGGTGCACTTGGGGATTGATATGGGGGTGGTGCGGGTGGCGGGGTGA
- a CDS encoding histidine kinase, with protein MSALWRINLWVSAFFALVTLACAVLLLHQAMADVKRELQSAESVVHYLRETAERDPASLQPRLTGSLRHVRVRWLAPGERFPADEGGMKAWLGRQLLDDGPAAQVVELPDGRRAWIAVDPRDEIDEILDSLVQLLYVCALALSLSLLVIRWAVRRGMRLLDELLQALRQVSAGNLQVRLGTEGVPEAQQLAGHFNRMTAALAAAQADNARLTQALLAVQEQERTRLAQTLHDDLGQYVAGIRARACLLRLVMDQPSALEQTVSQLEDHCEHLQQGFRALVHDLYPVVLQHLPLCEAIGLLAGQWQASQGIACQLRIDEALPPMSGSDKTHLYRLLQEALTNVARHAGATQVRIRLQHRAGRLRLLVRDNGRGATQPPRAGVGLHSMSERARSLGGELRIISQPGAGWALALNIALEA; from the coding sequence GCGAGAATTGCAATCGGCCGAGTCGGTGGTGCATTACCTGCGGGAAACCGCCGAGCGCGACCCGGCCAGTCTCCAGCCGCGGTTGACCGGCAGCCTGCGTCATGTGCGGGTCCGTTGGCTGGCCCCTGGGGAACGTTTCCCCGCGGATGAAGGCGGGATGAAAGCCTGGCTCGGCCGCCAGCTACTGGACGACGGCCCCGCGGCCCAGGTGGTGGAGTTGCCTGACGGTCGGCGGGCCTGGATTGCCGTCGATCCGCGGGACGAGATCGACGAGATTCTCGATTCGTTGGTGCAACTGTTGTACGTCTGCGCCTTGGCGCTGTCGCTCAGCCTGTTGGTGATCCGCTGGGCGGTACGCCGGGGCATGCGTTTGCTCGATGAACTGCTGCAGGCTCTGCGTCAGGTGTCTGCCGGGAACCTGCAGGTGCGCCTGGGCACTGAAGGTGTGCCGGAAGCGCAGCAACTGGCGGGGCATTTCAATCGCATGACCGCCGCCCTGGCCGCGGCCCAGGCCGATAACGCCCGGCTCACCCAGGCCTTGCTGGCCGTGCAGGAGCAGGAGCGCACCCGGCTGGCCCAGACCCTGCACGACGACCTGGGCCAATACGTGGCCGGCATTCGTGCCCGCGCCTGCCTGTTGCGCCTGGTGATGGATCAGCCGTCGGCGCTGGAGCAGACCGTCAGCCAGCTCGAAGACCATTGCGAGCATTTGCAACAGGGTTTCCGGGCGCTGGTGCATGACTTGTACCCGGTGGTGTTGCAGCACCTGCCATTGTGCGAGGCCATCGGACTGTTGGCCGGGCAATGGCAGGCCAGCCAGGGCATCGCCTGTCAGCTGCGGATCGACGAAGCCTTGCCGCCCATGTCCGGATCGGACAAGACCCACCTGTATCGCCTGTTGCAGGAAGCACTCACCAACGTTGCCCGGCATGCCGGTGCCACGCAGGTGAGGATTCGCCTGCAACATCGCGCCGGGCGCCTGCGCTTGCTGGTGCGCGACAACGGCCGCGGTGCGACGCAACCACCGCGCGCCGGTGTGGGCTTGCACTCGATGTCCGAACGGGCCCGCAGCCTGGGCGGGGAGTTGCGCATCATCAGCCAGCCTGGCGCCGGTTGGGCGCTGGCCTTGAATATTGCCCTGGAGGCGTGA